A genomic region of Pararge aegeria chromosome 11, ilParAegt1.1, whole genome shotgun sequence contains the following coding sequences:
- the LOC120627484 gene encoding neutral ceramidase-like gives MGISLTGKIVIILLCLGVIAGMTTMIVFYVQDQNEITTTTSSTTTTTTVAPEPDTPYRVGVGIADMTGPCVEITFMGYAELGQTGQGIHMRQYSRAFIFVKGNTRIVLVTADVQSVGIAVRREVVNKLQQLYGDMYSLRNVIVTGTHTHSGPGGHLVDFLLDVSILGFSRETYSAYVDGITRSIVRAHDNIVPAHLFFSRSYVKDAQYNRSPFSYNQNPSEERERFDKNFDDELSQVRIVKADGRLHGVMTWFAVHTTSMNMTNRLISSDNLGYAAYRMEKALNPRRPAGKPTVVAGFFSSILGDISPNLRGARCEFSGNECDNQFLICAALERCFAQGPGNDMFESARIIGERVYQGAMEALHKPGDELVGEIAVLHQFVDMPEQAVPRYDPLIQNFNVSETVTGCVPAMGYSFASGTIDGANVLNITQGTIHGNPLLDSIAGIVALPTPEDIECHAPKPILLATGRADFPIPWHPRIASISLIWLGGFTILGVPGEPTTMAGRRMKDVVGEAMQRRGYEPRIAVSALTNEYIHYVSTFEEYQVQRYEAASTIYGPHTLDIFLNKFYDFTVAAINGTNVPPGPEPADHVNGTITLIMPVVLDTSAIGRTFGDVIEQPPEVVNRGDTVRVVFVGANPRNDLRQESSYTVVERLELGQWLPVATDSDWDTKFHWEREGDSNTASRVTIEWHVPNDVISVPYRIVYRGAARSIVGGGVTQFEGVSRNFTIQF, from the exons ATGGGTATCTCGCTGACTggtaaaattgtaataatccTGCTATGTCTCGGAGTGATAGCTGGTATGACCACCATGATAGTGTTCTACGTTCAGGACCAAAATGAGATCACCACCACTACTTCTTCCACAACCACCACCACTACTGTAGCACCGGAACCGGATACCCCTTATCGGGTCGGAGTTGGTATAGCGGATATGACTGGACCGTGCGTGGAAATCACCTTT ATGGGTTATGCAGAGTTGGGTCAGACGGGGCAGGGGATTCACATGCGCCAGTACTCCAGAGCATTTATATTCGTCAAAGGGAACACCAGGATTGTTCTAGTTACTGCTGATGTGCAATCAGTAGGCATCGCAGTTCGGCGTGAG GTAGTCAACAAACTGCAGCAGTTATACGGGGACATGTACAGCCTTCGCAACGTTATCGTAACAGGCACGCACACACACAGCGGCCCTGGGGGGCATTTGGTGGACTTCCTACTCGATGTTTCGATACTGGGTTTCTCAAGGGAGACCTACAGCGCATACGTCGATGGAATAACGAGG agTATAGTGCGAGCCCATGACAACATTGTGCCAGCTCATCTTTTCTTCAGTCGTTCTTATGTTAAGGATGCCCAGTACAATCGTTCTCCATTCTCATATAACCAAAATCCTTCCGAAGAAAGAGAAAG GTTCGACAAAAACTTTGACGATGAGTTATCACAAGTCCGCATTGTAAAGGCAGATGGAAGGCTCCACGGCGTTATGACTTGGTTCGCAGTTCATACTACGAGCATGAATATGACCAATCGGCTTATATCCTCGGATAATTTGGGATACGCGGCTTATCGCATGGAGAAGGCCCTTAATCCTAGAAGACCAGCTGGCAAA CCAACAGTCGTAGCTGGTTTCTTCTCATCCATTCTAGGAGACATTTCGCCAAACTTGCGAGGTGCACGCTGCGAGTTTTCCGGGAACGAGTGTGACAATCAGTTCCTGATATGTGCTGCCCTGGAGCGGTGCTTCGCTCAAGGTCCTGGGAATGACATGTTCGAGAGTGCCAGGATCATTGGAGAGAGAGTGTATCAAGGGGCAATG GAAGCTCTTCATAAACCAGGCGATGAGCTGGTCGGTGAAATTGCGGTCTTGCACCAGTTTGTGGATATGCCAGAACAAGCTGTGCCAAGATACGATCCGTTGATTCAAAATTTCAACGTG agtgAAACGGTGACGGGATGCGTGCCAGCTATGGGCTACAGTTTTGCTTCTGGCACTATCGATGGGGCTAATGTTTTGAATATTACTCAG GGTACAATCCACGGTAATCCGCTACTAGACTCGATCGCGGGAATTGTGGCTCTACCTACACCAGAAGATATAGAATGCCATGCTCCTAAACCTATTCTACTTGCTACTGGAAGG GCAGACTTCCCAATACCATGGCACCCTCGGATAGCCTCGATATCTCTTATCTGGTTGGGAGGTTTTACGATATTGGGCGTGCCAGGAGAGCCCACCACGATGGCCGGCCGGCGAATGAAGGACGTGGTGGGTGAAGCGATGCAGCGACGCGGGTATGAGCCGCGAATTGCAGTTTCGGCTCTCACCAATGAGTACATTCATTATGTGTCCACGTTTGAAGAATACCAG GTACAACGCTATGAAGCTGCATCCACGATTTACGGCCCTCACACTTTGGACATATTcctgaacaaattttacgatttCACCGTCGCTGCTATAAAC GGTACCAACGTCCCACCAGGTCCTGAGCCGGCAGACCACGTGAATGGTACCATCACACTGATCATGCCAGTTGTACTGGATACATCAGCAATAGGCAGAACCTTTGGGGACGTGATAGAACAGCCGCCAGAAGTGGTGAACAGGGGGGACACTGTCAGGGTTGTTTTT GTTGGAGCTAATCCCAGAAACGACCTTCGCCAGGAGTCCAGTTATACAGTAGTGGAGAGACTTGAGCTTGGCCAATGGTTGCCAGTTGCCACCGATTCTGACTGGGACACCAA GTTTCATTGGGAGCGGGAAGGGGATTCGAATACCGCGAGTCGGGTGACCATAGAATGGCACGTACCGAATGACGTCATCTCCGTACCGTACCGCATTGTGTACCGCGGCGCCGCGCGGAGCATTGTAGGGGGCGGCGTTACTCAGTTCGAAGGAGTTTCTAGAAACTTTACGatacaattttaa
- the LOC120627272 gene encoding triokinase/FMN cyclase-like — protein sequence MASNKPITKKVLNSPDTCVDDNLRGVVALYPNLHLHPKHRVVTLRRKTDSGRVAVLSGGGSGHEPFAAGFIGNGMLSGAVAGGVFASPPTANVLYAIAQLYKYNSGGVLVFCGNYTGDRLNFGKATEKAKIAGIKTELFFVGEDVASSTNKTGGRGMCGEVFLFKMLGAMSAKGYDLSSMHNALAEITKNMATLGVCFSACSLPGQSPLFEIAPDEMELGAGVHGEAGIEKLKMGTAKEIVALILDKIIAHLKLSVGNRVAVMINNMGGTSLMEINIIAAEIKDYLDQNQMKMERMISGHLKTSLEMQGFQICLLHLNKEHGDLWLKLLDAPTEAIGWTGGVMSVKEGDEEHGDDDTLLQGDGRKTATGPSLSMKEQEILRGSLQAAAQELVRNEELLNRLDSGCGDGDCGITLKKFGKAVLSYLETASLEYPSNVVWELSEMAETDMGGTSGGIYSLGFAAASQAIANATSNDRSSWLEAWESAMQAITKYGGAEPGDRTMLDTLYASALVYKQNLKADLKTASKKTVEAAEKGSKATATMSARAGRASYVASGYVHDEDAGARAVAIWLRAILDHIANSY from the exons ATGGCTTCCAACAAGCCGATCACGAAGAAAGTCCTAAACTCACCAGACACTTGTGTCGATGATAACCTACGCGGAGTGGTGGCGCTGTACCCCAATCTACACCTACACCCCAAACACCGGGTGGTCACTTTAAGAAGAAAG ACGGATTCTGGAAGAGTAGCGGTACTTAGCGGGGGAGGATCTGGACATGAGCCCTTTGCAGCAG GTTTTATAGGAAATGGTATGCTGTCTGGAGCAGTAGCTGGTGGAGTATTCGCATCTCCACCAACCGCCAATGTACTTTACGCGATCGCAcaactttacaaatataattcag GAGGAGTCCTAGTATTTTGCGGAAACTACACTGGTGATAGATTAAATTTTGGAAAGGCAACTGAGAAAGCCAAAATCGCAGGAATTAAG ACGGAGTTATTCTTCGTGGGCGAAGACGTTGCTTCCAGCACTAATAAGACTGGAGGCAGAGGAATGTGTGGCGAAGTCTTTCTTTTCAAG ATGCTTGGTGCGATGTCTGCGAAAGGATACGATTTATCTTCAATGCACAATGCTCTTGCAGAGATTACGAAGAATATGGCAACTCTTGGAGTATGCTTCAGCGCTTGCTCTTTACCAG gtCAGTCGCCTCTATTTGAGATAGCACCAGATGAGATGGAGCTCGGCGCTGGGGTCCACGGTGAAGCTGGTATCGAGAAACTAAAAATGGGCACAGCTAAAGAAATTGTGGCGTTAATCCTGGACAAG ATAATAGCGCATCTTAAGCTCAGTGTCGGAAACAGAGTAGCAGTCATGATAAACAACATGGGAGGCACTTCGCTCATggaaattaacattattgcagCGGAAATCAAGGATTACTTAG ATCAAAACCAAATGAAAATGGAACGAATGATCTCCGGCCACCTAAAGACCTCTTTAGAAATGCAGGGCTTCCAGATTTGTCTTCTACACCTTAACAAAGAACATGGGGATCTTTGGTTAAAACTACTAGATGCACCCACCGAAGCAATCGGCTGGACCGGAGGTGTTATGTCCGTGAAGGAAGGCGATGAAGAACATGGTGATGACGATACTTTACTGCAAGGAGATGGTAGAAAG acTGCTACCGGTCCATCCTTGTCAATGAAAGAGCAAGAGATACTTCGAGGAAGTTTGCAAGCGGCTGCCCAAGAGTTGGTGAGAAATGAGGAGCTGCTCAATAGGCTGGATTCAGGGTGTGGAGATGGAGATTGTGGGATAACGCTTAAGAAATTCGGGAAAG cGGTGTTATCATACCTTGAGACAGCGTCATTGGAGTACCCTTCAAATGTTGTGTGGGAATTGTCGGAGATGGCAGAAACTGACATGGGAGGTACATCGGGAGGTATCTACAGTTTAGGGTTCGCTGCAGCATCTCAAGCTATAGCTAA TGCTACATCAAATGATAGGTCGTCTTGGTTAGAAGCATGGGAGAGCGCAATGCAAGCGATAACTAAATATGGCGGAGCTGAACCTGGAGACAGAACCATG CTCGATACGTTGTATGCGTCTGCGCTGGTGTACAAACAAAACTTGAAAGCTGATCTCAAAACTGCCTCAAAGAAGACTGTGGAAGCTGCTGAGAAGGGTTCCAAAGCCACCGCTACTATGTCCGCaag AGCGGGACGAGCCTCGTATGTAGCGAGCGGCTACGTCCACGATGAAGATGCGGGCGCGCGGGCAGTTGCAATATGGCTGCGTGCAATTTTAGACCACATCGCTAATAGTTATTAG